The following coding sequences are from one Panthera leo isolate Ple1 chromosome E1, P.leo_Ple1_pat1.1, whole genome shotgun sequence window:
- the MILR1 gene encoding allergin-1 isoform X2, whose translation MYGSFAILKLVSPNENVMWKKSFLMFLFSLSVQRAALDCEWRNKLLSPSLNSKTNAVTRGQNVSLICSSRNPSLQITYLLFRHEKHLRTQEGKGEPMIFNLSVSEAHDLGPYKCKVQVSNCSVIKYSHEFNFTFVDPVITPVLNVNVVKIETDRHIILHCISFNGSLPINYTFFEKDTAVSPAISKYVREPAEFNLTKKSTGGREEYRCKAENKLPDHTKYSQPVFINPWTGGGSCPFCLQLLLLGLLLVLMVIIPILTFWILPKYRAGKAMRDQAPRDNGNTPMEIGIYANVCETQAEAYNDCKTGSIYSELIRR comes from the exons ATGTATGGCTCATTTGCCATTTTGAAGCTTGTGTCTCCAAACGAAAACGTGATGTGGAAAAAGAGTTTTCTcatgttccttttctctctctcagttcaAAGAGCTGCCCTGGATTGTGAATGGAGGAACA AACTCCTTTCTCCAAGTTTGAACTCAAAAACAAATGCAGTCACGAGGGGTCAAAATGTGTCTTTAATTTGTTCCAGCCGGAACCCATCACTACAGATCACCTATCTTTTGTTTCGGCATGAGAAGCACCTGAGAACCCAGGAAGGCAAAGGTGAACCCATGATTTTTAACCTAAGTGTCTCAGAAGCCCATGATTTGGGTCCCTACAAATGCAAAGTCCAAGTTTCTAACTGTTCAGTTATCAAATACAGTCATGAGTTCAACTTCACCTTTGTTG ACCCAGTGATTACACCAGTGCTGAATGTTAACGTCGTTAAAATAGAAACAGACCGACATATAATACTGCATTGCATCTCATTCAACGGCTCTCTGCCCATCAATTatactttctttgaaaaagataCTGCCGTATCACCAGCCATTTCCAAGTACGTAAGGGAGCCCGCTGAATTCAACCTAACCAAGAAAAGCACTGGCGGAAGGGAAGAGTATAGGTGCAAAGCTGAAAACAAATTGCCTGACCACACAAAATACAGTCAACCAGTCTTCATCAATCCCTGGACAG GAGGAGGCAGCTGTCCTTTCTGTCTGCAGCTACTGCTTCTGGGATTATTGCTGGTGCTAATGGTAATAATCCCAATTCTGACATTTTGGATACTACCAAAGTACAGAGCAG GAAAAGCTATGAGAGATCAGGCACCCAGAGACAATGGAAATACACCCATGGAAATTGGAATATACGCAAATGTCTGTGAAACTCAAGCAG AAGCCTATAATGATTGTAAAACTGGGTCTATCTATTCTGAGCTCATCAGAAGATGA
- the MILR1 gene encoding allergin-1 isoform X1: protein MYGSFAILKLVSPNENVMWKKSFLMFLFSLSVQRAALDCEWRNKLLSPSLNSKTNAVTRGQNVSLICSSRNPSLQITYLLFRHEKHLRTQEGKGEPMIFNLSVSEAHDLGPYKCKVQVSNCSVIKYSHEFNFTFVDPVITPVLNVNVVKIETDRHIILHCISFNGSLPINYTFFEKDTAVSPAISKYVREPAEFNLTKKSTGGREEYRCKAENKLPDHTKYSQPVFINPWTGGGSCPFCLQLLLLGLLLVLMVIIPILTFWILPKYRAGKAMRDQAPRDNGNTPMEIGIYANVCETQADSVPGLEPRQCVRTAQDGTGHSQEIHYATPMFQEVAPGGREAYNDCKTGSIYSELIRR, encoded by the exons ATGTATGGCTCATTTGCCATTTTGAAGCTTGTGTCTCCAAACGAAAACGTGATGTGGAAAAAGAGTTTTCTcatgttccttttctctctctcagttcaAAGAGCTGCCCTGGATTGTGAATGGAGGAACA AACTCCTTTCTCCAAGTTTGAACTCAAAAACAAATGCAGTCACGAGGGGTCAAAATGTGTCTTTAATTTGTTCCAGCCGGAACCCATCACTACAGATCACCTATCTTTTGTTTCGGCATGAGAAGCACCTGAGAACCCAGGAAGGCAAAGGTGAACCCATGATTTTTAACCTAAGTGTCTCAGAAGCCCATGATTTGGGTCCCTACAAATGCAAAGTCCAAGTTTCTAACTGTTCAGTTATCAAATACAGTCATGAGTTCAACTTCACCTTTGTTG ACCCAGTGATTACACCAGTGCTGAATGTTAACGTCGTTAAAATAGAAACAGACCGACATATAATACTGCATTGCATCTCATTCAACGGCTCTCTGCCCATCAATTatactttctttgaaaaagataCTGCCGTATCACCAGCCATTTCCAAGTACGTAAGGGAGCCCGCTGAATTCAACCTAACCAAGAAAAGCACTGGCGGAAGGGAAGAGTATAGGTGCAAAGCTGAAAACAAATTGCCTGACCACACAAAATACAGTCAACCAGTCTTCATCAATCCCTGGACAG GAGGAGGCAGCTGTCCTTTCTGTCTGCAGCTACTGCTTCTGGGATTATTGCTGGTGCTAATGGTAATAATCCCAATTCTGACATTTTGGATACTACCAAAGTACAGAGCAG GAAAAGCTATGAGAGATCAGGCACCCAGAGACAATGGAAATACACCCATGGAAATTGGAATATACGCAAATGTCTGTGAAACTCAAGCAG ACTCTGTGCCAGGCTTGGAACCAAGGCAGTGTGTTCGCACAGCCCAAGATG GAACTGGACACTCCCAGGAGATACATTATGCTACCCCCATGTTCCAGGAGGTGGCACCTGGAGGTCGTG AAGCCTATAATGATTGTAAAACTGGGTCTATCTATTCTGAGCTCATCAGAAGATGA
- the MILR1 gene encoding allergin-1 isoform X3: MYGSFAILKLVSPNENVMWKKSFLMFLFSLSVQRAALDCEWRNKLLSPSLNSKTNAVTRGQNVSLICSSRNPSLQITYLLFRHEKHLRTQEGKDPVITPVLNVNVVKIETDRHIILHCISFNGSLPINYTFFEKDTAVSPAISKYVREPAEFNLTKKSTGGREEYRCKAENKLPDHTKYSQPVFINPWTGGGSCPFCLQLLLLGLLLVLMVIIPILTFWILPKYRAGKAMRDQAPRDNGNTPMEIGIYANVCETQADSVPGLEPRQCVRTAQDGTGHSQEIHYATPMFQEVAPGGREAYNDCKTGSIYSELIRR; the protein is encoded by the exons ATGTATGGCTCATTTGCCATTTTGAAGCTTGTGTCTCCAAACGAAAACGTGATGTGGAAAAAGAGTTTTCTcatgttccttttctctctctcagttcaAAGAGCTGCCCTGGATTGTGAATGGAGGAACA AACTCCTTTCTCCAAGTTTGAACTCAAAAACAAATGCAGTCACGAGGGGTCAAAATGTGTCTTTAATTTGTTCCAGCCGGAACCCATCACTACAGATCACCTATCTTTTGTTTCGGCATGAGAAGCACCTGAGAACCCAGGAAGGCAAAG ACCCAGTGATTACACCAGTGCTGAATGTTAACGTCGTTAAAATAGAAACAGACCGACATATAATACTGCATTGCATCTCATTCAACGGCTCTCTGCCCATCAATTatactttctttgaaaaagataCTGCCGTATCACCAGCCATTTCCAAGTACGTAAGGGAGCCCGCTGAATTCAACCTAACCAAGAAAAGCACTGGCGGAAGGGAAGAGTATAGGTGCAAAGCTGAAAACAAATTGCCTGACCACACAAAATACAGTCAACCAGTCTTCATCAATCCCTGGACAG GAGGAGGCAGCTGTCCTTTCTGTCTGCAGCTACTGCTTCTGGGATTATTGCTGGTGCTAATGGTAATAATCCCAATTCTGACATTTTGGATACTACCAAAGTACAGAGCAG GAAAAGCTATGAGAGATCAGGCACCCAGAGACAATGGAAATACACCCATGGAAATTGGAATATACGCAAATGTCTGTGAAACTCAAGCAG ACTCTGTGCCAGGCTTGGAACCAAGGCAGTGTGTTCGCACAGCCCAAGATG GAACTGGACACTCCCAGGAGATACATTATGCTACCCCCATGTTCCAGGAGGTGGCACCTGGAGGTCGTG AAGCCTATAATGATTGTAAAACTGGGTCTATCTATTCTGAGCTCATCAGAAGATGA